Sequence from the Sphingomonas suaedae genome:
GTTCTACATGATTACCGCAGTGGGAGGCACGGCCGGTCCGCCGACCGGACATATGGTCATTGCCGCGCGCTCGAAATCGATCCACGGGCCGTGGGAGAATTGCCCCCACAACCCGCTGGTCCGCACGACCTCCCTGCGGGAAAAATGGTGGTCGCGTGGCCATGCGACGCTGGTCGAAGGACCGGGGGGCGACTGGTGGAGCGTCTATCACGGCTATGAGAACGGCTATTGGACGCTGGGGCGTCAGACATTGCTCGATCCGGTCGAGTGGACCGACGACGGCTGGTTTCGCATGAAGGGCGGCGATCTGTCGCAGCCGATTGCCAAGCCCAAAGGCGGCGAAAAGACCGGCCCGCACGGCATGGCCCTGTCGGACGATTTCGCGACCCTCGCGCTCGGCACCAAATGGAATTTCTTCCGCCCCGCGCCCGACGAACGCAGCCGCGCCCGCGTCGCAAACAATGTCCTGCACCTCGACGCGCGCGGCACCGCGCCGTCCAGTTCATCGCCGCTGCTGCTGATCGCGGGGGACCCCGGCTATCGCTTCGAATGCGATATCGAGATCGGGCCAGGCGGCACTGCGGGCCTGATCCTCTTCTACGACGACAAGCTCTATTGCGGGCTCGGCTTTGACGGCGAGCGCTTCGTCACCCACCAATACGGCATCGAACGCGCCCGCCCCGCCAATCCCCGTGGGCGCAGGATGCGGATGCGCGTGACCAACGACCGCCACATCGTGACCTATGATACCAGTGGCGATGGCGGAAAGACCTGGCACCGCTTCGATCGGGGCATGGAGGTTTCGGGATATCACCACAATGTTCGCGGCGGCTTTCTGATGCTGCGCCCCGGCCTCTATTCGGCGGGAACGGGAACTGCGAAATTCGCCAATTTCCGGTTCGAGGCGCTGGAATAGGCACGCCTATCCGCTCAGGAACCGCCGCGCATTGTTGACCAGGATATTCTCGACCTGCTCGGACGTATACTCCGCCTTCGCCATCGCGGCGCGCATGACGCTCAGATGTTCGTCATAATCCTTCATCGTTCCGAGCATGATATAGTCGCTGCCATAAGTGATCCGGGTCAAGGCGGGATCCTTCACGCCAAACACCGCGTGGAGCCCTTTGAAGAACTCGACCGCCAGCGCCGGACTCTCGATCAGCTCGGGCATGAAGGCCAGGTCGCCATAGACCGTCGCCTTAAGGGCGGAATTGGTCGGATCGAGCAGCGTCCTGCCCGCATGTAGCGCCCAGACGCATTTGGGTGGGTCCCCGCCTGCCCGCAGAGCGCAGACGAAATCCTCCGCGCTGTTGACCAGATGGCCCAGGCTGATTCGCAGCCTGTGCCGCTCCGCCACGTCGATCCAGAAATGTGGATTGGCGCGCTGGCCGAAATCCGGCCCCGCCTGCATTCCCGGCCCTGCATGGGCCATGACCGGAATGCCCTGCTTCGCGCAGGTCGTGTAGAATTCCTCCAGCGCGGCGTCGATCGCCGATCCGATCTCCTTGCCGCCCCCCTGCCCCGCCAGCGCCGCGCGCCAGCGACGGAAATGCGCGGCCCGATAGCGCGAGCGCGGATCGAAGGCGTCGTTGCGCAGTTCCTTGTTGCCCGAAGGTCGAAAGCCCATCGGCGGATAGAGTTTGAACCCGGCCACCTTGTCGCGGCCCAGCGCCAGCATCGCATCGAGCGCACGGGGCAGGCCCGCCTTCGCTTCAAGCGCGTGTTTGAGCGGGCAGAACCCGGCAAAGGTCACGATCTCCACCCCCGGGCGGCGCCGACCGCCCGTGCGATATTTGCCGGCGAGCGCATGGGCGACCGCGACCTGCTCGACATGCGCCGATCCCCGACGCGGCGGAACGCCCAGCCACGCATCATAATCGACCAGATGATTGAGGATCAGCGTCGGCTGCTCGCGCTGCCCCGCGGCCAGCGCAAGATATTTGGTCAGATGATGCTCGCGAGATTTGAGCATCAGATAGCCCCAGCCGAAATAACGGATGATCGCTCCGATCGACCTGCTGAACCCGGTATCGGAACAGCCGCTGTCACAGCGCACGCCGCCAGACTTTTTGATACTGGCGCCGCCATCGAACAGCTTCGTCCCTGGGGGCGGAAGGTCGCTATTCTCGGCCCGGCGCGCCAGATCGGCGAAGGCGCGCTGAATTTCCGCCTTTGCGACGGGCGCGCCAGGCCCCTCGCCCATCCGTTTGCGCACCTTGTCGAGCGAGGTTCCGCGCGAATCGGCGACGACCGCCTCGATCAATTCGGCATAGGCCGCGTCGCGTTCGCCTTCGTTCGCGAACAAGGGCAACTCCGCATTCGCGTCCTTCTCCGCGCCGGGATCGCGTGTCGCCCAATAGGCGATATCCGCGCCGAACGTCTCGGGGCTCAGCGTCCCGACGCTTTTGGCCAAGGCCGCGCCCCCCTCGATCCGGCGACGCTCCGCCGTCGCGGAATCGGCGAATTTCTGCACGCCGCGCAGCAGATAATCCACGATCGCCTTGAGGAAGGGCGGCGCATCTCCCTGGCCGAACAGTATCTCGACCATGAACATGCCGATCGGCAGGTCGTGCGCGTTGAACAGATGGACATGCGTGTCGGCATAGGCGCGACGCGCCGACGGCTTCTTCCCGAGCGCCGCCGGTCCGCAGGATGCCAGCAGGGGGAGCGCGGCGCCCGTGGCGAGAACGGCGCGGCGATCGACGAGGGGCGGGATCATTGGCCGGACTCCGCCCTGGGCTTCAGGTCGAGCTCGGACAGGCGAATCCAGTTGCCCTTGGCACCATGCTCCCGGCCGTAGCGCATCAGGCAACCCATGAAGCTGGGGGAGAACATCGCCTCGGGCGGGTTCTTCACGCACGGCCTGGTTTCTACGACCTCGTCGGGCGTCCGGGACCGCGGCGGTGACGACCCTATCTCGCCGTCCGTTTCCGGCTTGCGATCGAACCCATCGGCGGTGCGTAGCCAGATATACCCTTTAGGGTGGGCAAGCCGTAGGTCCGCGATCGACTGCACCTCCAGCTGGTTGACTAAAATGGTCTGCGCGCGCAACGCCGTGTCGAGCGCGTTACCCTTGCGGTCGAAGGCTGCATCCTCATGCTTGCGGATCAGCACCGTTGGGCCGTTGCGGAGCACATAGAGTGCGGGAAGCTCGGCATTCGTGAGGCTTTTCAACGCGACGCGGTCCTTGTCGCTGCTGTTTAGCTGCGCCTTGATCTCCTGCTCCCGCCTCTCCTTCATCAGCGTGACGACCCGATCGACCCGTTCGGCGGCATTCGCCTCGAACACCGACTGACGGACCCCGCCGTCATAATAGGTCTTCCAGTCCGCGCCCGAACCGATGCGAACCTGCTGAAAGAAGACGGGCATCGCCGCCGAAGCGAGCGCCGCACCGGCAATGCACTGCCTTGCCCTCTTCAATGCGCCGGGTGGACCGGGATTTCGACCGTCAGGATACGCAATTCGGGCGATTTCGGTGATATTCGAATAATAGAAGACCCCATCGCTGGCGCCGACATAGCCCACCAGCACTTCGGTAGTGCTGTTGGCGAGATGACGGATCAACGGGCACTCGGTCGCGCTGTCGCACAGTCGCCCATAAATGCGGTCGCGCAGTGGCGTAAGTCCGGCGAAGGAGCCGCTGATCACGGCCCAGCCCTTCCATCCGTGGCGATAGACGATCTCGCGCTCGGCGGCGGGGCGATAGCTTGCCATCAAAAGGCCGGTGAGCTTCTTGCGCTCCTGCGGACCAAGATCCGAATCGTTCAATGCCCCCACGAACAGCGCCTGGAGCGCCCCCGTACTGACCCCGGTGACCCGTTCGAAATCGGGCATCTTGCCGCCCTCTTCCAGCGCGGCGAGGAATCCGGCGCCGTAGGCGCCCCATTGGCCCCCCCCGGACAGCAACAGGCTGTGGCGAGGTTCCCCCCCGGCGGTCACGAACGCATTCACCAGCGCGGCCTCTTCTGCGACCTGCGCGGCGGATTTCGACGCGAGCGACGTTCCGTCCTCACGTTTCACGCTCAGAGTTTCGGCGACCGGCTTTCCGCTCTGGATATCCTGTACCAGTTGAGATGGTTCAAGCGCGGTCCGCTTGAGGTCTGCCTCCGCGCATTCGATGTCCAGCGTCCCGCGCGTCGCACAAGCGGGCAGCAGCGCGGCGGCACCCAGCAGGCCTATCCATTTCAGCATCGTCTTTCCCCCTTGAATCCATCTCGCCATGCGCCCGCGCGGCAGGCAAGCGCTTACGGTCATTGCGCGGTCGAAGTGGTCCAGTCACAGCTGGGCGCATCCGTGCGCCCCGCATGAATCGCATTGAGATTGGTCAGGGCAGTGCGACAGACGATCACGCCGCCGCCACGTACCGATCCGTCCGCTGGATTGAACAACCGCCAGCTGACCACCAGCCCGCCGGTAATCCCGACCGCAGGCGCGCCAAGCGCCGTCCAGAGGTTCGCGCGTTTCAACAGCGTCCCCCCGGCCTGGCTCACATTCAGTCGCAACGCGAGCAACCCGGCGTCGTGCTTGGTCAGCGTTTCAGCGATCGCCGCTGCGGCCAACTCACTACTTCCACCCTCGCGCGGCGCGCTGACGCGCACGGAAAAGGCATCGGCGCGCGCCACCATCGCATCGAGCGCGGCGAGCTTGGGCGCCGCCGCCTTCTTTTCTGCATCGGTCGTCGCCCCGGCAGCGACTTGACTGCGGCAAAGTGCTGTCTGTTCACGCTGCAGAAGCAACGCATCGAACGCCTTGACCACGGCGCCGTCCGCTGCCGCAAGAGCCACTTCCCGGGGCATCACCCACTGAATCTTATCCGTCCGCTTTCCGACGACCGCATCGATCAGCGGCGCTTCCGCTGCGGCCACCGTGAAGCCGCTGATTTCGGTATCCGTGCGCAGCAGCGAGAGCGCCGCGCCGATGATGGCGGGCACGGGCAACCCCGCAGATTTCCCTGACTCGACCAGAACCTCAGTCGTACTGCAATAGCTTTGTGCGACGCCTTCCAGCGCCTGAGTGATGGCCTGCATTTCGCGTGTGACGGCAACCGCCGCCGACAAATCGAGTCTCTCGGTGGCGCCGAGCAGCGTTATCTTGCGCGGCTTGGCGTCGGCCTTCGCCCCGTCCTGCTGTGCCGTCACAGCCGCGACCGCCTTTTCACCAATCTGCGCGGCCGCCTCGTCCACCGCGCGGCTGGCGAGCATCCAGCCCTCCAGCTTGCCCGCATCGGCACCCAGCGTCGTCTTGCCCTCGGCCTTGGAAAAGCCAAGGGCATCGATCTGCGCCTGCATCACTTCCTTTTCGAGCTTGCCCTGCTCCAGCCGGAGCTTCGCGAACTCAAGGTCGAGCTTCGCGCGTTCGAGCGCGGCGGCGTCGGTCCCGCCATCGGTCTGCGCCTGGGCGGCACTCGTCAGCATCAACGCCATGACGGCGCCCATCAGGGTCCGGCGCATCACAACACTCCCGCAAAGGCCAGCATGGCCTGAAAACTGTCGATCGGTGCGTCGAGCCCCGCATCGGCCGGATGCCAGCGGGCGCCACCCGCGCCCGCGTGCCAGTAGCTTTCGGGGTCGACCACGAGCAGCCCGACCAATGTCTCCGCGACGATCAGCGAGCCGAGCGGACCGAGCCGCTTGCCCCCGCCGCGTTTCTCCGCCTCGGCCAAGATGTAGAACCAGAGCGGCGTCGTCTCCGCCAAGCCATGCTGTTCCAGCGCGACGCCGCCGGGAACCGAGACGAGTTCGGCGTGCGCCAGCGGCGCGATGTCCACACCCTGCGCCGCCAGCTGCGCGGCGATCGCCTGCGCGGTCGGAACGTTGAGCACGTAGCTGCGCCGCAGATTGCGCTGCGCCAGCGAGCGCAGATGCGGCAGATCCTCATTGACCAGATCGCCCAGCGCCGGGGCGAGCGCGGCGTCAATCGCCAGTGCCTGAAGATTGGCGGGCTGGTCGTCGATGAAATTGTTCCAGTCGATCACCCAGATATCGGGCAGCACCTCCGGCCCGCCCAGCCCGCCGCGCCCGGTGAACTGGAACAGCTGGTTGAGCGAGGCGCGCGGGAAATCTGCGTTGAAGACATAGCCCGGGCGGATCATCGAATGGCCGAAGCGGAATGCCGCGACGCTGAATTCGATCGGCATCGGCGCATGATCGCCCGACGCCCCGCCATGTCCGGTCGCGAAGTCGCGATAGCGTTGCGCCCCGCCCGCAAGTACCGCATCGAGCATGGCCGGATCGCAGATCGCGCGCAGATAGCGTTCGACCACCAGCCATTGATAATGCCATTGCACCAGTTGGCGCGCGCGGGCGAAGCGTTCGTCGTCGCTGCCCGCGAGCCGGTCCGCGATCGCATTGTGGAAGCGCAGAAAGGCGAGGTGCAGCTGCGCCACCACCAGATTCTCGTCGTTGCGCCCATCGGCGATGAACGCCATGCGACGCGGGTCGACCGGCCCGAAATCGCTGTGCATCGCGCTGGTGTCGGGAAGCTCGTCGGCGCGCACGACCCCGGCATCGACCATCGCGCCGAAGCGCGGCAAATCATTGGGCGCGCCGCCATCGGTCTGCCCGATCCGCATCTGCGCGCCGTCGCGCAGCTTGGCATCGATCGCCATGCCGTCGCCATAGACGCTGTCGAGCCGCAGCGTGCCGCGCCGCAGATTGCCCAGCTGGGCGCGCACGTCGCTGCGCGCATTGAGCGTGAGTTGCGGCGTGCCGATCGCGAAGCGGGGCAGCGATGCCGGGTCGCGGTCGGTGTTGGCGGTGATGTCGTGATCGACGAACTGGCCGAAATAGGTGAGGATCGCGGCAAGGCCCGATGGTCCAGGCAGACCAGCCCCGGCCGTCATCCCCGCGCCGACCGCGCCCAGCGCGTCGAACGGATTGGCGATCCGGGAGATCCCCGCGACATCGAACAGATAGCCGAACGCATCGGCTCCGGAGGCCCCGCGGGCAGTCATCCGATCGCGCGACCCGGCATAGGCGAGGACGGCGGAGGCGGGCGCCCGCTCGCTCGTCGCCGCGGCGGGCGGGATCGGCCCGGCATTCTGTCCATGGTTCAACGAACTCAACATCGCGGCGTCTCCCTGCTCACATGCAGCCCTTGTCCGCGCTGACCGCGCGCAACGCGCGGAAGAAGCGTCGCAGAAGCGTGAAAAACGGTTCATTCGCGCGCGCTTGGTGATAAGGATCGTGGTCTTGATGCTGTCCATCCTGGGGGATGATCGATGGACGGAGGCGCTCGGTTTTCGTTGAAGCTCGTGGGGCCATTCGGCTTTTTCACGCCTGCGGGCGTGCGGATGGAGATCAGCAGCAAGAAGGCCATCGCCCTGCTTGCCCTGCTCGCCGTCGCGCCCGATGGCGAGCGCACCCGGGTGTGGCTCTATTCGATGCTCTGGGGATCGCGCGACACGCCCCAGGCCCAGTCGAGCCTGCGCCGCGAGCTTTCGACGCTCCACCAGTTGCTGGAGGCGCATGACGCGGGCGACCTTCTGACGCGCTCGACGCAGCGTATCCGGCTCGACCTCGACCGGATCGACATCGACCTGCTGTCGCTGGCGATGGGGGCGACCGCGCGAGCGGGGGACGAGCGCAGCGATTTCCTGGAAGGGATCGAC
This genomic interval carries:
- a CDS encoding family 43 glycosylhydrolase produces the protein MRMNRRDLIGAASLGSAISVAPGAFAATQTSATGPAPDWKRGFDNQRVPDLGDGRFLNPLMAGDHPDPTILKDGEDYYMTFSTFDSYPGLVIWHARDLINWQPVGAALTKTIGSVWAPELCKHEGRYFLYIPTKGPNTSWVIWADRIEGPWSDPIDLGLPNHIDPGHAVGEDGSRWLFLSGGDRVRLSDDGLRRIGEPEHVYDPWRYPRDWIVEGFAPEGPKITRHNGWFYMITAVGGTAGPPTGHMVIAARSKSIHGPWENCPHNPLVRTTSLREKWWSRGHATLVEGPGGDWWSVYHGYENGYWTLGRQTLLDPVEWTDDGWFRMKGGDLSQPIAKPKGGEKTGPHGMALSDDFATLALGTKWNFFRPAPDERSRARVANNVLHLDARGTAPSSSSPLLLIAGDPGYRFECDIEIGPGGTAGLILFYDDKLYCGLGFDGERFVTHQYGIERARPANPRGRRMRMRVTNDRHIVTYDTSGDGGKTWHRFDRGMEVSGYHHNVRGGFLMLRPGLYSAGTGTAKFANFRFEALE
- a CDS encoding peroxidase family protein, producing MLSSLNHGQNAGPIPPAAATSERAPASAVLAYAGSRDRMTARGASGADAFGYLFDVAGISRIANPFDALGAVGAGMTAGAGLPGPSGLAAILTYFGQFVDHDITANTDRDPASLPRFAIGTPQLTLNARSDVRAQLGNLRRGTLRLDSVYGDGMAIDAKLRDGAQMRIGQTDGGAPNDLPRFGAMVDAGVVRADELPDTSAMHSDFGPVDPRRMAFIADGRNDENLVVAQLHLAFLRFHNAIADRLAGSDDERFARARQLVQWHYQWLVVERYLRAICDPAMLDAVLAGGAQRYRDFATGHGGASGDHAPMPIEFSVAAFRFGHSMIRPGYVFNADFPRASLNQLFQFTGRGGLGGPEVLPDIWVIDWNNFIDDQPANLQALAIDAALAPALGDLVNEDLPHLRSLAQRNLRRSYVLNVPTAQAIAAQLAAQGVDIAPLAHAELVSVPGGVALEQHGLAETTPLWFYILAEAEKRGGGKRLGPLGSLIVAETLVGLLVVDPESYWHAGAGGARWHPADAGLDAPIDSFQAMLAFAGVL
- a CDS encoding amidohydrolase family protein, encoding MIPPLVDRRAVLATGAALPLLASCGPAALGKKPSARRAYADTHVHLFNAHDLPIGMFMVEILFGQGDAPPFLKAIVDYLLRGVQKFADSATAERRRIEGGAALAKSVGTLSPETFGADIAYWATRDPGAEKDANAELPLFANEGERDAAYAELIEAVVADSRGTSLDKVRKRMGEGPGAPVAKAEIQRAFADLARRAENSDLPPPGTKLFDGGASIKKSGGVRCDSGCSDTGFSRSIGAIIRYFGWGYLMLKSREHHLTKYLALAAGQREQPTLILNHLVDYDAWLGVPPRRGSAHVEQVAVAHALAGKYRTGGRRRPGVEIVTFAGFCPLKHALEAKAGLPRALDAMLALGRDKVAGFKLYPPMGFRPSGNKELRNDAFDPRSRYRAAHFRRWRAALAGQGGGKEIGSAIDAALEEFYTTCAKQGIPVMAHAGPGMQAGPDFGQRANPHFWIDVAERHRLRISLGHLVNSAEDFVCALRAGGDPPKCVWALHAGRTLLDPTNSALKATVYGDLAFMPELIESPALAVEFFKGLHAVFGVKDPALTRITYGSDYIMLGTMKDYDEHLSVMRAAMAKAEYTSEQVENILVNNARRFLSG
- a CDS encoding patatin-like phospholipase family protein, with product MLKWIGLLGAAALLPACATRGTLDIECAEADLKRTALEPSQLVQDIQSGKPVAETLSVKREDGTSLASKSAAQVAEEAALVNAFVTAGGEPRHSLLLSGGGQWGAYGAGFLAALEEGGKMPDFERVTGVSTGALQALFVGALNDSDLGPQERKKLTGLLMASYRPAAEREIVYRHGWKGWAVISGSFAGLTPLRDRIYGRLCDSATECPLIRHLANSTTEVLVGYVGASDGVFYYSNITEIARIAYPDGRNPGPPGALKRARQCIAGAALASAAMPVFFQQVRIGSGADWKTYYDGGVRQSVFEANAAERVDRVVTLMKERREQEIKAQLNSSDKDRVALKSLTNAELPALYVLRNGPTVLIRKHEDAAFDRKGNALDTALRAQTILVNQLEVQSIADLRLAHPKGYIWLRTADGFDRKPETDGEIGSSPPRSRTPDEVVETRPCVKNPPEAMFSPSFMGCLMRYGREHGAKGNWIRLSELDLKPRAESGQ